In a single window of the Nicotiana tomentosiformis chromosome 8, ASM39032v3, whole genome shotgun sequence genome:
- the LOC104115581 gene encoding transcription factor TCP4-like isoform X3: MKRATEGEIVQVEGGRILRSTGQKDRHSKVYTAKGPRDRRIRLSALTAIQFYDMQDRLGYDKPSKAVDWLIKKAKNAIDKLVELPTWNPSDDAVLKNIPTSTEREVGSSGNIALEPHQQSKFSSRFLLQRQLAENPTSDTSYVMPAVEPETSSVADTSKSFFPINSGTSLMNLLSFPHEAMSRDSIQTEDLGLSLHTNLHDQNSNHSANLVNFEANYNPRMANWIPHQQFLSQGGIFSQREPLQSNFSRLISHAWELQQPMGVWSAKI, encoded by the exons ATGAAGAGAGCAACGGAAGGAGAGATAGTGCAAGTCGAAGGAGGGCGAATTCTCCGGTCCACTGGCCAGAAAGACCGGCATAGCAAAGTATATACGGCAAAAGGTCCAAGAGATCGCAGGATTCGTCTATCTGCTCTCACTGCTATTCAGTTCTATGACATGCAG GATCGGCTAGGATATGACAAGCCAAGCAAAGCTGTGGATTGGCTAATCAAGAAAGCGAAAAATGCCATTGATAAGCTAGTTGAGTTACCTACATGGAACCCAAGTGATGATGCAGTACTAAAAAACATTCCCACAAGTACAGAACGTGAAGTTGGTTCAAGTGGAAACATTGCCTTAGAACCACACCAACAATCAAAATTTTCTTCTAG ATTCTTGCTCCAAAGGCAATTAGCAGAAAATCCAACTAGTGATACTTCATATGTGATGCCAGCGGTTGAACCTGAGACATCATCTGTTGCAGATACCTCGAAATCCTTCTTCCCGATAAATTCCGGGACATCATTAATGAATCTCCTAAGCTTCCCACATGAAGCAATGTCTAGAGATTCAATCCAAACTGAAGATCTTGGGTTATCACTTCACACCAATTTACATGACCAAAACTCCAACCATAGTGCTAATTTAGTCAATTTTGAAGCAAATTATAATCCAAGAATGGCAAATTGGATACCCCATCAACAATTTTTGTCCCAAGGGGGTATATTTTCTCAAAGGGAACCCCTTCAGTCCAATTTTTCACGGTTAATTAGTCATGCTTGGGAATTACAGCAACCAATG ggtgtttggagtgcaaaaatatga
- the LOC104115581 gene encoding transcription factor TCP4-like isoform X1, with protein MKRATEGEIVQVEGGRILRSTGQKDRHSKVYTAKGPRDRRIRLSALTAIQFYDMQDRLGYDKPSKAVDWLIKKAKNAIDKLVELPTWNPSDDAVLKNIPTSTEREVGSSGNIALEPHQQSKFSSRFLLQRQLAENPTSDTSYVMPAVEPETSSVADTSKSFFPINSGTSLMNLLSFPHEAMSRDSIQTEDLGLSLHTNLHDQNSNHSANLVNFEANYNPRMANWIPHQQFLSQGGIFSQREPLQSNFSRLISHAWELQQPMASAEHKSSISNSYFNGHFQFPSRLIQGEEDINGVICIKPSSGSSSFQH; from the exons ATGAAGAGAGCAACGGAAGGAGAGATAGTGCAAGTCGAAGGAGGGCGAATTCTCCGGTCCACTGGCCAGAAAGACCGGCATAGCAAAGTATATACGGCAAAAGGTCCAAGAGATCGCAGGATTCGTCTATCTGCTCTCACTGCTATTCAGTTCTATGACATGCAG GATCGGCTAGGATATGACAAGCCAAGCAAAGCTGTGGATTGGCTAATCAAGAAAGCGAAAAATGCCATTGATAAGCTAGTTGAGTTACCTACATGGAACCCAAGTGATGATGCAGTACTAAAAAACATTCCCACAAGTACAGAACGTGAAGTTGGTTCAAGTGGAAACATTGCCTTAGAACCACACCAACAATCAAAATTTTCTTCTAG ATTCTTGCTCCAAAGGCAATTAGCAGAAAATCCAACTAGTGATACTTCATATGTGATGCCAGCGGTTGAACCTGAGACATCATCTGTTGCAGATACCTCGAAATCCTTCTTCCCGATAAATTCCGGGACATCATTAATGAATCTCCTAAGCTTCCCACATGAAGCAATGTCTAGAGATTCAATCCAAACTGAAGATCTTGGGTTATCACTTCACACCAATTTACATGACCAAAACTCCAACCATAGTGCTAATTTAGTCAATTTTGAAGCAAATTATAATCCAAGAATGGCAAATTGGATACCCCATCAACAATTTTTGTCCCAAGGGGGTATATTTTCTCAAAGGGAACCCCTTCAGTCCAATTTTTCACGGTTAATTAGTCATGCTTGGGAATTACAGCAACCAATGGCAAGTGCTGAACATAAATCTTCAATTTCCAATAGCTATTTCAATGGACATTTTCAATTTCCTTCTAGATTAATTCAAGGTGAAGAGGATATTAATGGAGTGATTTGCATTAAGCCATCTTCAGGTTCTTCAAGTTTTCAACATTGA
- the LOC104115581 gene encoding transcription factor TCP4-like isoform X2, giving the protein MKRATEGEIVQVEGGRILRSTGQKDRHSKVYTAKGPRDRRIRLSALTAIQFYDMQDRLGYDKPSKAVDWLIKKAKNAIDKLVELPTWNPSDDAVLKNIPTSTEREVGSSGNIALEPHQQSKFSSRFLLQRQLAENPTSDTSYVMPAVEPETSSVADTSKSFFPINSGTSLMNLLSFPHEAMSRDSIQTEDLGLSLHTNLHDQNSNHSANLVNFEANYNPRMANWIPHQQFLSQGGIFSQREPLQSNFSRLISHAWELQQPMASAEHKSSISNSYFNGHFQFPSRLIQGCLECKNMKKRCSR; this is encoded by the exons ATGAAGAGAGCAACGGAAGGAGAGATAGTGCAAGTCGAAGGAGGGCGAATTCTCCGGTCCACTGGCCAGAAAGACCGGCATAGCAAAGTATATACGGCAAAAGGTCCAAGAGATCGCAGGATTCGTCTATCTGCTCTCACTGCTATTCAGTTCTATGACATGCAG GATCGGCTAGGATATGACAAGCCAAGCAAAGCTGTGGATTGGCTAATCAAGAAAGCGAAAAATGCCATTGATAAGCTAGTTGAGTTACCTACATGGAACCCAAGTGATGATGCAGTACTAAAAAACATTCCCACAAGTACAGAACGTGAAGTTGGTTCAAGTGGAAACATTGCCTTAGAACCACACCAACAATCAAAATTTTCTTCTAG ATTCTTGCTCCAAAGGCAATTAGCAGAAAATCCAACTAGTGATACTTCATATGTGATGCCAGCGGTTGAACCTGAGACATCATCTGTTGCAGATACCTCGAAATCCTTCTTCCCGATAAATTCCGGGACATCATTAATGAATCTCCTAAGCTTCCCACATGAAGCAATGTCTAGAGATTCAATCCAAACTGAAGATCTTGGGTTATCACTTCACACCAATTTACATGACCAAAACTCCAACCATAGTGCTAATTTAGTCAATTTTGAAGCAAATTATAATCCAAGAATGGCAAATTGGATACCCCATCAACAATTTTTGTCCCAAGGGGGTATATTTTCTCAAAGGGAACCCCTTCAGTCCAATTTTTCACGGTTAATTAGTCATGCTTGGGAATTACAGCAACCAATGGCAAGTGCTGAACATAAATCTTCAATTTCCAATAGCTATTTCAATGGACATTTTCAATTTCCTTCTAGATTAATTCAAG ggtgtttggagtgcaaaaatatgaagaaaaggtgctctaggtag